The nucleotide window CTTAGCAGCGGGCGGGAGACACGTCCGTTGCGCACGGCGGAGGGAGACCGGCTCAAGGTGCCCTCGGCGGACGCGTATCCCGCGATTCTCAGGGAGGCCGGCATCATCCTGTTGCATGAGGAGCGACGCGAGAGAATTGTTCGTCGCTCCAGTGAGCTGGCAGCGGCGGTGGGGGGGCAGCTGGTCCCCGACGACGAGTTGCTGGCGGAGGTGGCCGATCTGGTGGAGGCGCCTAGCCCCATCCTGGGAGGCTTCCCTGAGGAATACCTGTCCCTCCCCCGCGAGGTGCTCACCACGGTGATGCGCAAGCACCAGCGCTACTTCGCTGTTGAGGGACGGGGGAAGCTTCTGCCCTGTTTCGTGGCGGTGCGCAATGGAGGCCCCGAGGGCGAGGAACTGGTGCGCCAGGGATACGAGGCTGTCTTGCAGGCACGCTTCGCCGATGCCGCCTACTTCTTCCGGGAGGACCAGAAGCGGAAGCTGGAGGACTTCCTGCCCAGGCTGAGCACTCTCACCTTTCAAGAGCAGCTGGGCTCCATGCTGGACAAGGCGCACCGGATAGAGGCTCTGGTGCCCCGCCTGGCGCCGCTGCTGGGAGTGTCGGAGGAGGACGTGCCGCGAGCCGCCCGTGCGGCGCGGCTGGCCAAGGCGGATCTGGCCACCCACATGGTGGTCGAGTTCACGTCGCTCCAGGGCGTGATGGGCAGCATCTACGCCCGGCGCCAGGGTGAGGATACGGAAGTGGCGGACGCCATTGCCGATCACTACTCGCCTAGGCGATCAGGCGACCCCGCTCCCTCCAGCCGGATCGGCTTGCTGGTGGGGGTGGCCGACCGCTTGGACAGCATCGTGGGGCTGCTGGCGGTGGGCCTGGAACCCACTGGCTCCACCGATCCCTACGCCCTGCGGCGGGCGGCCTCCGGCCTGGTCCAGAACCTGATCCAGTGGCGGGCGCGGCTGGACCTGCGCCGGGCCTTTCAGTTGGCCGGGGAGCAGCTACCGGTGGCAGTTGGCGCTGAGGTCCAGGAGAGAGCGCTGGACTTCGTGCGCCAGCGGCTGCGGGTGCACCTGCAGGAGCAAGGTTTGCGCTATGACGTGGTGGACGCGGTACTGGCCGAGCGAGGCCATGACCCCTACTGGGCTGCCGTCTCCGCCCCCCGCCTGCAGGAGTGGGTGGGAAGGCCGGGCTGGATGGGCATTCTCAACGCCTACGCCCGCTGCCGCCGCATCGTGAGGGACGTGGGGGAGAGGCTCGAGCTAAGGCCGGATGACCTGGACGCCGGGGCGAGCCAGGAGCTCTACGAGGCTTACCTGGAGCACGCCGCTGGCCTTGACCGGGAGAGCAGCGTGGACGAGCTGCTCGCTGCCTTGGAGAAGCTTGTCCCCGCTATCAATCGCTTCTTCGACGACGTCCTGGTGATGGCCGAGGACCCGGAGGTGCGGCGCAACCGGCTGGCGCTGGTGCAGCACATCTCTGCTCTGGCCGATGGGATTGCGGACCTGAGCCGACTCGAGGGGTTCTAGCATGGAGCGGGCCCTGTTGGGGCCGGCGAAAGACTTGGTGGAGGTGGTGCGCGAGACGGCAAGGCGCCACCTCCTGTTTCGTTCCGGCGAGACCGTAGTGGTGGGTTTCTCGGGAGGCGCCGATTCGCTCGCCCTGCTCCATCTGCTCCGGCGTCCGGAATGGGGAATCGAGGTACACGCGGCTCACCTCAACCACCTGCTGCGGGGAACCGAAGCGGACGAAGATGCCGAGTTCGTGCAGCGCACTTGTGCCGACTGGGGCGTTCCGCTGACGGTGGAGTGCGCAGACGTCGCCAGACTAGCCAAAGAGCGAGGCCTGGCGGTGGAGGAAGCGGCCCGGCAGGTGCGCTATGCCTTCCTGGGGAGGGCAGCCGAGGAGGTCGGCGCGGGGGCAGTG belongs to Anaerolineae bacterium and includes:
- a CDS encoding glycine--tRNA ligase subunit beta, translated to MGQRGPGFQEIIMRLERFWAGQGCLIWQPYNVQVGAGTMNPATFLRVLGPEPWRVAYVEPSVRPADGRYAENPNRWQQYYQYQVILKPDPGDPQEMYLRSLEAIGLDLRRHDVRFVEDNWEAPALGAWGLGWEVWCDGQEISQYTYMQQAGGFTLDPVSVEITYGLERIMLLLQGVPTFLDIRWDEDITYGDILQRQEVEHCTYNFEVADIGRLTELYRIFEAEAESALRRGLVIPAHDYVLKCSHTFNVLDARGAIGVTERAGYFARMRELARRVAAAYLEQREREGFPLTAHATWAVPQSAPEPAPPPAPSDRPQPFVLEIGTEELPHGDLEAALDQLRRRVPELLERERLGYSSLTVAGTPRRLAVLAEDLAPTQADEVSLVKGPPTRAAYDSKGNPTRAAEGFARRHGLAVEALQVADMDGGSYVVAEVRKVGEPAAVALARLLPELVGSLRFQQSMRWDGSGVAFSRPVRWLLALLGEAVVPFSFAGLSSGRETRPLRTAEGDRLKVPSADAYPAILREAGIILLHEERRERIVRRSSELAAAVGGQLVPDDELLAEVADLVEAPSPILGGFPEEYLSLPREVLTTVMRKHQRYFAVEGRGKLLPCFVAVRNGGPEGEELVRQGYEAVLQARFADAAYFFREDQKRKLEDFLPRLSTLTFQEQLGSMLDKAHRIEALVPRLAPLLGVSEEDVPRAARAARLAKADLATHMVVEFTSLQGVMGSIYARRQGEDTEVADAIADHYSPRRSGDPAPSSRIGLLVGVADRLDSIVGLLAVGLEPTGSTDPYALRRAASGLVQNLIQWRARLDLRRAFQLAGEQLPVAVGAEVQERALDFVRQRLRVHLQEQGLRYDVVDAVLAERGHDPYWAAVSAPRLQEWVGRPGWMGILNAYARCRRIVRDVGERLELRPDDLDAGASQELYEAYLEHAAGLDRESSVDELLAALEKLVPAINRFFDDVLVMAEDPEVRRNRLALVQHISALADGIADLSRLEGF